CCAACGACCTCGCCGAGGAGGTCATCCGGCTGGAGGGCTACGGGAACCTCCCGTCGACCCTCCCGCAGGTCCCCTCGGGCCGCGGTCTGACCGCACGGCAGCAGCTGCACCGCCGCGTGGGCCGTGCGCTGGCCGGTGCCGGCTACGTCGAAGCGCTGAGCTACCCGTTCCTGGGCGAGCGGGTCTTCGACCAGCTCCAGCTCCCCGCGCACGACGCGACCCGCCAGGTCGTCAAGCTGGTCAACCCGATCTCCGACGAGGAGCCGGCGCTGCGCACCACGCTGCTGCCGGGTCTGCTCGGCGCACTGCGCCGCAACGACAGCCGGGGCAGCCACGACCTCGCGCTCTTCGAGACCGGCTCGGTCTTCCGGGCCGCCGCTCAGCCGGGTGTCGCCGTACGGCTGCCCGTCGACCGGCGTCCCACGGACGAGGAGGTCGCCACCCTGAACGCGGCCCTGCCCGCGCAGCCGCGGTACGCCGCGGTCGTGCTGGCCGGCGCGCGCGAGCAGGCCGGCTGGTGGGGCAAGGGCCGTCCGGCCGACTGGGCGGACGCGGTGCAGGCGGCGCGTGCGCTGGCCGTCGAGGCCGGTGCCGAGCTGGTGGTCCGCCAGGGCCAGTACGGCCCGTGGCACCCGGGTCGGTGCGCCGAGCTGCTCGTCACCCTGGACGGGGTGGAGACGGTCATCGGCCACGCCGGTGAACTGCACCCGCGTGTGGTCAAGGCCATGGGCCTGCCGGCCCGGACCAGCGCGATGGAGCTCGACCTGGACCGCCTCGCGGCGGCCGGCGGCGAGGCCCTCCAGGCGCCCCGGATCTCCTCCTTCCCGGTGGCGACCCAGGACGTCGCGCTGATCGTGGACGCGTCGGTCCCGGCGTCGTCGGTGGAGGCCGCGCTGCGCAAGGGCGCGGGCGAGCTCCTCGAATCGCTGCGGCTGTTCGACGTGTTCACCGGCGAGCAGGTGGGCGAGGGCAAGAAGTCCCTGGCGTACGCGCTGCGCTTCCGCGCGGCGGACCGCACGCTGACGGCGGAGGAGTCCACGGCTGCCCGTGACGCGGCCGTTGCCCTCGCGGGCGAGCGGACCGGGGCGGTGCTCCGGGGCGCGTAGCGCCCGTAGTTCCCTGGAGGGGCGTATCCGGTTCACCGGGTACGCCCCTCACCCGTTCCGGTGAGCCCGGTGTGTACGCGCGGCGCCGTTGTCGGGGGCTCCGCCCCCGAACCCCCGCGCCTCAAACGCCGGCGGGGCTGGATTTTGGCTGATGGCGTACGCCTGGAGCGGCTGGAATTTGCTTCGCAAATCCGGCCCCGCTGGGCGAAATCCAGCCCCTCCGGCGTTTGAGGAGCGGGGTACGGGGCGGAGCCCCGGATCTTTGAGCCGCGCCGGACGCGCGGCAGCAGCCACGCAGAGGTCCGGCTCCGGGCGGGGCGGGCGACCAACCCGCACCGGCGGAGCCGGACGGCGCCGCCCGTCCTGCCGTGGAGTGTCGGGCAGACAGCAGAACGGGCGGCGCTGTGACGGGTCGTCGCACTGTACGAGGGGGAGCCGACGACCCGAGCCGCCTCTTGGCGAGGCCCTTAAGTGAAGCGCCCCGTGCGGCCCCCGCGGCAGAGTGCGTATCGCATTTATGCGCGTACTTGGTTCGCACCCCGTGTGAACCCCGCACCCACTAGCCTGGTTGCGACGAGCCCCGGGAGCGGCCCATGCAGCCCAATGTCCTGCTCGACGCCCTCCTCGCCGAGGCGGGCATGTCCCATGCCGGACTCGCCGCGTACGTGAACCAGGCGGGCCGCACCCGCGGGCTCGCACTGCGCTACGAACACACCGCCGTCACCCGATGGCTGAAGGGCCAGCGCCCCCGCGGCCAGGTCCCGGACCTGATCTGCGAGGTGCTCGGCGGGCGGCTGCGGCGGCCCGTGGGGCTGGACGACGTCGGCCTCGGGGTGCCCGGCCGACCCGCGGAACCGGGCGGCGCCTCGCCGCTGAGCGGGTTCGTGGACCGGGCGGCCGCCCTGTGGCGGTCCGACGGGCAGGCGCGGCCCCATCTGCTCGCCGCGGAGGCGCTCACCGGGACCCCCGCCGTCATCCCGGTGTGGGAGTGGGAGAACCCGCCCGAGGACGCCGACGTCTCCCGGGACGGGCCGGTCCGGATCGGGCCCGAGCACATCGAGATCCTGAAAGCGGCCCGCGCCCACTACGAGTTGATGTACCGGCGGGCCGGCGGGGTGGCCACCCGGGACCGGATCGTGCGCTTCCTCGGCACCGAGACGGCCCCGATGCTCCGCGGGAGCTACTCCGACGACCTCGGCCGCCAGCTCCACCGGGCCACCGGGTCCCTCGTGGCGGTCGCGGGGATCTGCGCCTACGACTCGGACGCCCACGGGCTCGCCCAGCGCTACTTCCACCAGGCGCTGCGCCTGGCCAAGGCCAGCGGGGACCGCGGGCTCGGGGCCTACGTCATCGCGCTGATCGTCAACCAGTCGCTGCACCTGCGGGAGTACCGGCAGGCCGTCGCCTTCGCCGAGGCCGCACTGCGCGCCGCCGGCCGGCACACCACGCCGGCGCTGGCCGCCGACCTCCACGCCATGCAGGCCAAGGCGTACGCCCAACTCGGCGACACCGCGGCGGCCTTGGCCTGCATCCGCAACGCCGAGGCCGCCGCCGAGCGGATCCGTCCCGGCAGCGAGCCGGACGAGACCGGTTACGTACAGCCCGGGCTGGTCAACGTGCAGGTGGCCGAGGCGTTGCTGAGCCTGGGGGATCTGGCAGCGGCCCACGAGCAGGCCACCGCGGCCGTCGGTACGCCCGCGCACGACCGCGGGCGCGTGCACCGGCTGGCGATGCTGTGCGAGATCCAGCTGCGCCAGGGCGAGGCCGACGGGGCGGTGGCGGCCGCGGCCGAAATGGCCGAACGGGCCAGGGGGATGGAGTCGCTGCGGCTGCGCGAGCGGTTGCGGGCGGTCCGCGAACAGCTGATGACCAGCGGTTGTTCGGGCGCGGAGGAGGCCGCGGAGCTCATCGACGGGGCGCTGCGCGTTCCCCTGTGACGGCTTGAACTGCTGCCATGTTGCCACCGATACGAGCGGAAGGTGGCAAGACCGTGCAGTGGACGAACCTGAGTGAGCAGACCGTGTACAAGAACCGCTGGTTCGATGTGAACCTGGCGGACGTGGCGCTCCCCGACGGGCGGCACCTGGACCACTTCGTCATCCGGCTGCGTCCGGTGGCCGTCGCCACGGCCGTCAACGAGGCGAACGAGGTGCTGCTGCTGTGGCGGCACCGCTTCATCACCGACAGCTGGGGCTGGGAGCTGCCCGCCGGGGTGGTCGAGGACGGGGAGTCCGTCGAGTCGGCGGCCGCCCGCGAGATGGAGGAGGAGTCGGGCTGGCGGCCCGGCCCGCTCCGGCACCTGATGACCGTGGAGCCGTCCAACGGGCTGACCGACGCCCGTCACCACCTGTACTGGGCGGACGGGGCCACGTACGTCGGCCATCCCGAGGACGACTTCGAGTCCTCGAGGAGGGAATGGGTCCCTCTCAAGCTCGTGCCCGACATGATCGCGCGCGGGGAGATCCCGGCCGCCAACATGGCGGCCGGGCTGCTCCTCCTGCATCACCTCAGGCTGGGCGGCCGGCCCTAGGAGGTTCAGCCGTACGGGTAGAAGCCCGAGCCCGTCTTGCGGCCCAGGCGGCCGGCGTCGACCATCCGCTGGAGCAGCGGGGGAGCGGCGTAGAGCGGCTCCTTGTACTCCGCGTACATGGAGTCGGCGATGGAGGCGATGGTGTCCAGGCCGATCAGGTCGGACAGCTTCAGCGGGCCCATCGGGTGGGCGCAGCCGAGCTCCATGCCGTTGTCGATGTCCTCGCGGCTGGCGATGCCCGACTCGAACATGCGGATCGCGGACAGCAGGTACGGGACGAGGAGCGCGTTGACGACGAAGCCGGAACGGTCCTGGGCGCGGACGGCGTGCTTGCCCAGCACGTCCCGCACCAGGGCCTCGGCGCGCTTGACCGTCTCCTCGCCCGTGGTCAGCGCCGGGATCAGCTCGACGAGCTTCTGCACCGGGGCCGGGTTGAAGAAGTGGATGCCGATGACCTGGTCGGGCCGCGAGGTCGCGACGGCCAGCTTGACCAGCGGGATCGAGGAGGTGTTGGAGGCCAGGATCGCGTCCGGGCGGGTGATCACCTGGTCGAGGATCTGGAAGATCTCGGTCTTGACCTGCTCGTTCTCGACGACGGCCTCGATGACGAGGTCGCGGTCGGCGAACTCGCCGAGGTCGGTGGTGAAGCTGAGGCGGGCCAGGGTGGCGTCCCGCTCCTCCTCGCTGATCTTGCCGCGTTCGGCGGCCTTGGTCAGGGAGTTGTACAGCCGGGTACGCCCGAATTCCAGGGCTTCGCCCGTGGTCTCGGCGACCTTGACCTCAAGGCCACTGCGGGCGCACACCTCGGCGATACCCGCGCCCATCTGGCCACAGCCCACTACGCCGACCCGTGTGATGTCGGAAGGGAGGTCAGTCACTTCGTGCCTTTCGCTGCTCATCCGTCGGCGGGTCCCCCGTACGATTCCGGCGCCCGCCACGCCCCCCGACGTTACTCCCGACCCTGCGCCGGGCGGCGGGCCGGGGCGGGCATGCTGGGCTGACACTGTCACATGTCACTCAGTGAAACGGAGCTGTCACATGGCGCGCATCGGTCGACGGGAATTGCTGGCGGGCGCGGCCGGAGTGATCGCGGCGGCCACCGCCGGGCCGGGTGCGGCGGCGGCCCCGGGGCCCTCCGCCCCGACGGCCGGCGGGATCCCGGCCAGGGCGCCCGTCGCCGAGTTCCGGGGGATGTGGATCGCCTCCGTGTTCAATGTCGACTGGCCCTCCCGGAGCGGTCTGTCCGCCGCCCGGCAGCGCGCGGAGCTGATCGCGCTCCTCGACACGGCCGTCAGGCGACGGCTCAACGCGGTCGTCCTCCAGGTGCGGCCGGCCGCCGACGCGCTGTGGCCCTCGCGGCTGGAGCCCTGGTCGCAGTGGCTCACCGGGGAGCAGGGGGGCGACCCGGGCTGGGACCCGCTGGGCACGGCCGTGGCCGAAGCGCACGCCCGGGGGCTGCAACTGCACGCCTGGTTCAACCCGTACCGCGTGGCCAGCCACACCGACCTCGACCGGCTGGTGCCCGAGCACCCGGCGCGGCGCAATCCCGACTGGACGGTCGAGTACGGAGGCAAGCTCTACTACAACCCGGGACTGCCCGAGGTGCGGCTCTTCGTGCAGGAGGCCATGCTCGACGCCGTCTCCCGGTACGCGGTGGACGGGGTGCACTGGGACGACTACTTCTACCCGTACCCGGTGGCCGGGGAGTACTTCGACGACGACGAGGCCTACGAGCTGCACGGCGCGGACTTCACCTCCCGCGCCGCCTGGCGCCGCCACAACATCGACACCCTGGTCCGCGAGATGTCCGCGCGGGTGCGGTCGCTGAGGCCGGCGGCCCGGTTCGGCATCAGCCCGTTCGCGGTCTGGCGCAACTCCGACGTCGATCCCCTCGGCTCACCGACGCGGGCGGGCGTCGCGACGTACGACGACCTGTACGCGGACACCCGCAGGTGGGTGAAGGAGCGCTGGATCGACTACGTCGTGCCCCAGGCCTACTGGCACATTGGGCACCCGACCGCCGACTACGCGGACGTCGTCCCCTGGTGGGCGCGCACGGTGGCGGGCACGGGCGTACGGCTCTACGTGGGCGAGGCGCTCTACCGCGCCGACCCCGACAGCCCGACCGCGGCCTGGCGCGATCCGCGCGAACTGTCCCGGCACGTGACCTTCGCGCGCAAGCACCCGGAGGTCCGCGGCCACGTCTGGTTCTCCGCCAAACACGTGGTCGCGGACCCCAACGGGGCGATGGCCAGGGTGGTCGCCGATCACTACCCGACGGCTCTGCCGCCGGCTTGAGTCAGGGTTTCGAGTCAGTGGGCGGGCTCGGCCGGGTGCTTCACGACGCAGTCGGGGCCCGGGGACATGACTGCCTCGTGGCCGTCCTGGAAACGGACCCGGTAGGGAGGGGTGCCGTTGTCTCCGAGTACCTGAGTGATCTCGCCGATCTTGTCGTGCTGTCCCACGACCCGGCCGTGCTGCACCAGCTGGTCGCCCTCGGTCGCTCGCATAACTGACCTCCTCGGTGGCGGTCCGATCCGGTGCTAGCAGTTTAGGTCGAGTCGGGGTCATTTGACCCGCTGGGTCACGGCAATGCAGACCAGGACCGCGCACGCGGCCACCGGCGCGGCCGGGGTGAGGTGCTCGCCGAGCAGCGCCACCGACCAGACCAGCGTCAGCAGCGGCTGCGCGAGCTGGAGCTGGCTGGCGCGCGGGGCGCCGATCTCGGCCATGCCGCGGTACCAGACGTACAGCCCGAGGAAGGTGGAGCCGGCCGCCGCCCAGACCAGGCCCGCCAGGCCCTGGGCGGTGAGGTGCACCGGCTCGTACGCGAGGCCGAGCGCGGAGCCGGCCAGGCTGAGCGGCAGGCACAGCACCAGCGCCCAGCCGACCACCTGCCAGCCGGGCATCAGCCGCGCCAGGCGCCCGCCCTCGGTGTACCCGGCCGCGCACACCAGCAGCGCGGCGAACAGGTAGCCGTCGCCCGCCGAGAAGGAGCCACCGCTCTGCGCGAGCGTGAAGCCCAATACGACCACGGCCCCGGCGACGGCCGCGATCCAGAAGGTGCGCGAGGGGCGGGCGCCGGTGCGCAGCGCGGACAGCGAGGCGGTGGTCAGCGGCAACAGGCCGACCACGACGGCCGCGTGGGAGCTGGTGGAGGTCTGCAGGGCGAGCGTGGTCAGCATCGGGAAGCCGATCACCACCCCGCCGGCGACGACGGCGAGCCCCACCCGGTGCTCGCGGCGGGGGAGCGGCACGCGCAGCGCGATCAGGAAACCGGCCGCGATGACCGCGGCGAGCACGCTGCGCAGCGAGACGAGCGACCACGGGCCGAAGCTCTGCAGCCCCCACACGGTGGAGGGGAAGGTCAGCGAGAAGGCGAGGACACCGAGCGAGGCGAGGATCGTTCCGCGGCTCGGCGATCCGGCGAGGGGGCTCGTGGCCACTGGGCTCGTGACCGCTATCGTGGTCGGGTGAGTAGCGCTATTGTGTGCTGTCATGTATGAGCGTAGCAGTGTGGCCGAGTTGGCAGATTCCCTGCGGTCCGAACTCAACCGCTACTCGGTAGGTGGAAAGCTGCCGTCGAGTCGGGCCCTGGTCGAGCGCTACCGGGTCAGCCCGGTCACCGTCTCGCGGGCCCTCGCGCAGCTCGCCGCCGAGGGCCTCGTCGTCACCCGCCCCGGCTCCGGCGTCTTCCGCGCCCGGCCGCGTACGACGGCACCCGCGGCCGGGGACACCTCCTGGCAGGAGGTCGCCCTCAGCGCGGAAGGGGCCGGGGACGTCGTCCCGCGCTCCGTCGACGCCGGAGGGGTGCTCGTCTCGCTGGCCACGCCGCCGACCGGGGTGATCGAGCTCAACGGCGGCTACCTGCACCCCTCCCTGCAGCCGGAGCGGGCGATGGCCGCGGCCCTGGCCCGGGCCGGCCGGCGCCCCGGGGCGTGGGGGCGGCCGCCCGTCGAGGGGCTGCCGGAGCTGCGCGACTGGTTCGCCAGGGAGATCGGCGGCGCGGTCGTGGCCGCCGACGTACTGATCACCGCGGGCGGGCAGAGCGCGCTGGCCACCGCCCTGCGGGCGCTCGCCCCGCCGGGGGCGCCGATCCTGGTGGAGTCGCCGACCTACCCCGGGCTGCTGGCCATCGCCCGCGCCTCCGGATGCCGGCCGGTACCCGTCCCGGTGGACGCGGACGGGGTCCGGCCGGAGCTGCTGGCCGCCGCCTTCGAAGCCACGGGCGCGCGGGTCTTCGTATGCCAGCCGCTGTTCCAGAACCCGACGGGGGCCGTGCTGGCGCCCGCGCGGCGGGCCGAGGTGCTGCGCATCGCGCGGGCCGCCGGGGCCTTCGTCGTGGAGGACGACTACGCCCGGTCCCTCGCCCACGAGGACTGCGGGCCGCTGCCCGCGACGCTGGCCGCGGAGGACGCGGACGGGGTGGTGGTGCACGTGCGTTCGCTGACCAAGCCCACCTCGCCCAGCCTGCGGGTGGGGGCCCTCGCGGCCCGCGGCCCGGTCGTGGACCGGCTGCGCGCCATCCAGATCGTGGACAGCTTCTTCGTGGCCCGGCCGCTGCAGGAGGCCGCCCTGGAGCTGGTGGGCGCGCCCGCCTGGCCCCGCCACCTGCGCACCGTCGCCGCCGAGCTGCGCCACCGGAGGGACGTGCTCGCCGGGGCCCTGCGGCGGGAGCTGCCCGGGGTGGCGCTGCCGCACGTCCCGTCCGGCGGCTACCAGTTGTGGGCGCGGCCGGCCGTGGGCGACGACACCGCCTTCGTCGCGGCGGCCCTGCGCGCGGGGGTCGCGGTGGCGCCCGGGCGCCCGTACTTCTGTGCGGAACCGCCCGGTCCGCACATCCGGCTGAGCTTCGCCGGGGTGTCGGGGCCGGGGGAGCTGGTGGAGGCGGTGCGCAGGCTGCGCGGGGCGCTGCCGGGTGGGGTCGGTCCAGACGCTTGACCCCGTGCGGCGCGCGGCTCACCATCTCCGCATGCATGTTCGGGTTTCGCTCGTTGCCGCAGCCCGTAGTTCCTCGCTGCTCGCCGAGCGCTTCGACGACGACCGCCCGCTCGACGGGTCCGGCCGGCGCGCACTGGAGACCGCCGCGCCGGGGCTCGTCAGGCTCGGCGCGGCCGAGCTGCGCTACTGCTCGCCGACCCCGCGCAGCCGGGCCACCGGCCAGGCCCTCGGGTACGCGCCGCTCGCCCAGCCCGCGCTGCGCGAGTGCGACATGGGCCGCTGGCGGGGGATGACCCTGGCCGAGGTGACCGCCCACGAGCCCGGGGCGGTGGACCTCTGGCTCACCGACCCGCGGGCCGCGCCGCACGGCGGGGAGTCCCTGCTCTCCTTCATCTCCCGGATCGGCGGCTGGCTCGACACCCGGCCGGCGGACGACGGGGGTGCGATCGTGGCGGTGGCGGAGCCCTCGGTGGTCAGGGCGGCCCTGGTCTACGCGTTGAAGGTGCCCCCGCTGACGTACTGGAACGTGGACGTCCGGCCGCTGTCCACGATGACCCTCACGGGCTGGTCCGGCCGGTGGCACCTCTCCCTCCAGGCCCCTGCGTAAAACGGTTGAGACGGGTCGCGGGGCGTCCTAGCCTGCCCGGATGAGCGGCATCAAGATCACCACCCTGGCGGAGCGACCCGAACTGGCCGGTCGGCTCTGGGACATGACGGACTCGTGGCCGGAGTTCGCCCAGCACGACGCGCTGGCCTGGCTGCTGTACCCGCGCATGGTCGCCGAGTTCCCGGAGTACGTACTGATCGCCACCGACGGCGACGCGGTCGTCGCCCGGGGCTTCAGCCTGCCCTTCGCGCTCCATGCGCCGGGCCGCGACGGGGTGCTGCCCGCGCAGGGCTGGGACCGGATCCTGATGTGGGCCTTCTCCGACCGGCGGCGCGGGGTCGAGCCCGACACGGTGAGCGCCATCGAGATCAGCGTGGCCACCGACCGGCAGGGCGAGGGCCTGTCCGGCCTGATGCTCGCCGCGCTGCGGGAGAACGCCCGAGCCCGCGGCTTCGCCGAGGCGGTGGCCCCCGTCCGGCCGAGCGGCAAGCCCGCCGAGCCGGACACCTCGATCCACGAGTACGCGTACCGGACCCGCGCGGACGGACTTCCGTACGACCCGTGGCTGCGCGTGCACGTCCGCGCGGGCGGGGTCGTCGACTCCGTGGCTCCGCTGTCGATGACGATCAACGGCTCGCTCGACCAGTGGCGGGAGTGGACCGGCCTCCCCTTCGACGAGGCGGGCCCGGTCCGTGTCCCCGGGGCGCTGGCTCCCGTCCACTGCGTGCCGGAGCAGGGGTACGCGGTCTACGTCGAGCCGAACGTGTGGGTGCGGCACCCCCTGACCTAGCCCGCGACCGGCTCCGGTAGCTTGAACGCGTTCAAGTCATCGGACCGGGGGCGGGTCATGCAGGCCACTGCGCGAAACAACATTCATCCGTTGCAGTTCGGCCTGGTGGTGTGCGCCGTGCTCACCCCGCTGGTGCCGCTGATCGTCTGGGCGGTCGAGGGCATCCTCGTCCTGGCCTTCGTGACCGCCGCGGTGGTCGCCGTGCCGCTGTGCTTCCATGCCCGGCCGACCTGGTTCGGGCGGGCCGCGGGGACCGTCGCGGCGTTGCTGGTGCCGTGGGCGTTCATCGGTGCCATGGCCGGGATGTTCCTCTTCTTCCCCTCGGCCCTGCAGCTCCTGCTGGCCGCCGGGGCGGACCCGCGCCGACGCCCGACGGCCGCCAAGGTGATGGCCGGCGTGGGTCTCCTGTTGTCGGTGCCGGTCGTGAGGCAGGCCCTGAGGAGCTGAAGCCGGGGAGGCGAGGAGTCGAGCCGGCCTAGCGGGTGCGCGGCTGGTTGAAGCGGAGCATGTTGCCGGCCGGGTCGCGGAAGGCGCAGTCGCGCACGCCGTAGGGCTGGTCCACCGGCTCCTGGAGGACCTCGCCGCCCGCGGCCCGGATCTTCTCGAAGGTGGCGTCGACGTCGTCCGTCGAGAAGATCACCCCGCGCAGCAGGCCCTTGGCCAGCAGTTCCGCCATCGCCTGCCGGTCGGTCGGCGAGGCGTTGGGGTCGGCGAGCGGCGGTTCGAGGACGATCTCCACGTCCGGCTGCTCGGGCGAGGCGACGGTCACCCAGCGCATCCCCTCGAATCCGACGTCGTTGCGGACCTCCATGCCGAGGACGTCGCGGTAGAAGGTGAGGGCCTTGTCGTGGTCGTCGACTGCGATGAAGCACTGCGAGAGCTTGATGCTGTTCATGGCATCGAAGCTACGAGACGGTGCCGGATTCCGCTTCTTCGATCCTGACCGGTTCGCCGCCCCGCACCGGGCGGGTGTGGATCTTGGCCACGCACGCCGGGATCTCGGCGCCCGCCCCATGGTCGCGGGCCCGGTACGCGCTCGGGCTCTCGCCGACCAGCTCGGTGAAGCGCGAGCTGAACGACCCGAGGGAGGTGCATCCCACGGCGAAGCAGACGTCCGTCACGCTCAGGTCGCCCCGGCGGAGCAGCGCCTTGGCACGCTCGACGCGACGGGTCATGAGGTAGCTGTAGGGCGTCTCGCCGTACGCGGCGCGGAAGCTGCGGGAGAAGTGCCCGGCCGACATCAGGGCCACAGCGGCCAGCGCCGGGACGTCCAGCGGCTGCGCGTAGTCGCGGTCCATGGTGTCCCGCGCGCGGCGCAACCGTACGAGGTCATCGAGCGAGGTCACGCCCCCAGCATCGCACGGAGGACCGGCCCGGGAGGCCGGCCGAAGCGC
This genomic window from Streptomyces sp. NBC_01351 contains:
- a CDS encoding helix-turn-helix transcriptional regulator; the protein is MTSLDDLVRLRRARDTMDRDYAQPLDVPALAAVALMSAGHFSRSFRAAYGETPYSYLMTRRVERAKALLRRGDLSVTDVCFAVGCTSLGSFSSRFTELVGESPSAYRARDHGAGAEIPACVAKIHTRPVRGGEPVRIEEAESGTVS
- a CDS encoding DMT family transporter — its product is MTAHNSATHPTTIAVTSPVATSPLAGSPSRGTILASLGVLAFSLTFPSTVWGLQSFGPWSLVSLRSVLAAVIAAGFLIALRVPLPRREHRVGLAVVAGGVVIGFPMLTTLALQTSTSSHAAVVVGLLPLTTASLSALRTGARPSRTFWIAAVAGAVVVLGFTLAQSGGSFSAGDGYLFAALLVCAAGYTEGGRLARLMPGWQVVGWALVLCLPLSLAGSALGLAYEPVHLTAQGLAGLVWAAAGSTFLGLYVWYRGMAEIGAPRASQLQLAQPLLTLVWSVALLGEHLTPAAPVAACAVLVCIAVTQRVK
- a CDS encoding histidine phosphatase family protein; this encodes MHVRVSLVAAARSSSLLAERFDDDRPLDGSGRRALETAAPGLVRLGAAELRYCSPTPRSRATGQALGYAPLAQPALRECDMGRWRGMTLAEVTAHEPGAVDLWLTDPRAAPHGGESLLSFISRIGGWLDTRPADDGGAIVAVAEPSVVRAALVYALKVPPLTYWNVDVRPLSTMTLTGWSGRWHLSLQAPA
- a CDS encoding VOC family protein; the encoded protein is MNSIKLSQCFIAVDDHDKALTFYRDVLGMEVRNDVGFEGMRWVTVASPEQPDVEIVLEPPLADPNASPTDRQAMAELLAKGLLRGVIFSTDDVDATFEKIRAAGGEVLQEPVDQPYGVRDCAFRDPAGNMLRFNQPRTR
- a CDS encoding glycoside hydrolase family 10 protein, producing MARIGRRELLAGAAGVIAAATAGPGAAAAPGPSAPTAGGIPARAPVAEFRGMWIASVFNVDWPSRSGLSAARQRAELIALLDTAVRRRLNAVVLQVRPAADALWPSRLEPWSQWLTGEQGGDPGWDPLGTAVAEAHARGLQLHAWFNPYRVASHTDLDRLVPEHPARRNPDWTVEYGGKLYYNPGLPEVRLFVQEAMLDAVSRYAVDGVHWDDYFYPYPVAGEYFDDDEAYELHGADFTSRAAWRRHNIDTLVREMSARVRSLRPAARFGISPFAVWRNSDVDPLGSPTRAGVATYDDLYADTRRWVKERWIDYVVPQAYWHIGHPTADYADVVPWWARTVAGTGVRLYVGEALYRADPDSPTAAWRDPRELSRHVTFARKHPEVRGHVWFSAKHVVADPNGAMARVVADHYPTALPPA
- a CDS encoding N-acetyltransferase: MSGIKITTLAERPELAGRLWDMTDSWPEFAQHDALAWLLYPRMVAEFPEYVLIATDGDAVVARGFSLPFALHAPGRDGVLPAQGWDRILMWAFSDRRRGVEPDTVSAIEISVATDRQGEGLSGLMLAALRENARARGFAEAVAPVRPSGKPAEPDTSIHEYAYRTRADGLPYDPWLRVHVRAGGVVDSVAPLSMTINGSLDQWREWTGLPFDEAGPVRVPGALAPVHCVPEQGYAVYVEPNVWVRHPLT
- a CDS encoding 3-hydroxybutyryl-CoA dehydrogenase — protein: MSSERHEVTDLPSDITRVGVVGCGQMGAGIAEVCARSGLEVKVAETTGEALEFGRTRLYNSLTKAAERGKISEEERDATLARLSFTTDLGEFADRDLVIEAVVENEQVKTEIFQILDQVITRPDAILASNTSSIPLVKLAVATSRPDQVIGIHFFNPAPVQKLVELIPALTTGEETVKRAEALVRDVLGKHAVRAQDRSGFVVNALLVPYLLSAIRMFESGIASREDIDNGMELGCAHPMGPLKLSDLIGLDTIASIADSMYAEYKEPLYAAPPLLQRMVDAGRLGRKTGSGFYPYG
- a CDS encoding DUF1918 domain-containing protein yields the protein MRATEGDQLVQHGRVVGQHDKIGEITQVLGDNGTPPYRVRFQDGHEAVMSPGPDCVVKHPAEPAH
- a CDS encoding NUDIX hydrolase, which encodes MQWTNLSEQTVYKNRWFDVNLADVALPDGRHLDHFVIRLRPVAVATAVNEANEVLLLWRHRFITDSWGWELPAGVVEDGESVESAAAREMEEESGWRPGPLRHLMTVEPSNGLTDARHHLYWADGATYVGHPEDDFESSRREWVPLKLVPDMIARGEIPAANMAAGLLLLHHLRLGGRP
- a CDS encoding aminotransferase-like domain-containing protein; translation: MYERSSVAELADSLRSELNRYSVGGKLPSSRALVERYRVSPVTVSRALAQLAAEGLVVTRPGSGVFRARPRTTAPAAGDTSWQEVALSAEGAGDVVPRSVDAGGVLVSLATPPTGVIELNGGYLHPSLQPERAMAAALARAGRRPGAWGRPPVEGLPELRDWFAREIGGAVVAADVLITAGGQSALATALRALAPPGAPILVESPTYPGLLAIARASGCRPVPVPVDADGVRPELLAAAFEATGARVFVCQPLFQNPTGAVLAPARRAEVLRIARAAGAFVVEDDYARSLAHEDCGPLPATLAAEDADGVVVHVRSLTKPTSPSLRVGALAARGPVVDRLRAIQIVDSFFVARPLQEAALELVGAPAWPRHLRTVAAELRHRRDVLAGALRRELPGVALPHVPSGGYQLWARPAVGDDTAFVAAALRAGVAVAPGRPYFCAEPPGPHIRLSFAGVSGPGELVEAVRRLRGALPGGVGPDA
- a CDS encoding transcriptional regulator, encoding MQPNVLLDALLAEAGMSHAGLAAYVNQAGRTRGLALRYEHTAVTRWLKGQRPRGQVPDLICEVLGGRLRRPVGLDDVGLGVPGRPAEPGGASPLSGFVDRAAALWRSDGQARPHLLAAEALTGTPAVIPVWEWENPPEDADVSRDGPVRIGPEHIEILKAARAHYELMYRRAGGVATRDRIVRFLGTETAPMLRGSYSDDLGRQLHRATGSLVAVAGICAYDSDAHGLAQRYFHQALRLAKASGDRGLGAYVIALIVNQSLHLREYRQAVAFAEAALRAAGRHTTPALAADLHAMQAKAYAQLGDTAAALACIRNAEAAAERIRPGSEPDETGYVQPGLVNVQVAEALLSLGDLAAAHEQATAAVGTPAHDRGRVHRLAMLCEIQLRQGEADGAVAAAAEMAERARGMESLRLRERLRAVREQLMTSGCSGAEEAAELIDGALRVPL